One Candidatus Goldiibacteriota bacterium genomic window, ATTAACTATACTGTTTATTAAACTGAAAAAATAATCGAGGGCAAATGGATACCAGGAAACTTGGCGGTAAATTTATAGAACTTGCGGTGCTTTCAATGGTGCTGCTTATACCTGTTATATTTTATACCCGCACAAATGACGTGTTTGAAATCAACAAAATGTATATTTTCAGGTTTTTTACCATTTTAGGCGCCGCCGTCTGGATTATAAAAATAATAACTGATAAGGGATTTTCTTTTGTGAAAACCGCTTTTGATTTTCCCGTGCTTGGGCTTCTGGCTGTTTCGTTAATTTCCACGGTAATAACCGTTAATTTAAACGTGTCCGTATTCGGCGTGTATGAGGATTTTGAAGGCATTTTAACCGTTACTAATTACACTGTTTTTTTCTTTCTGCTTGTTAATTTTCTGGGTACGGACCGCAGTGTAAAAAAAATCATCACGCTTACGCTTACATCCACGGTTTTTATAACCGCTTACGGTTTCGCGCAGAATTTTGGCATTGATTTTATACGTTGGAATCCGGAAACGTATAATCCGGGCAGGTTCTTTTCCACGCTTGGAAATCCCAATTTTCTTGCCGCGTATCTTGTGGAAATTTTACCGCTGTTTTTCATACTTTTCTTTGTCACCAAAGATACGTTTAAAAAATCCGCCGTGCTCTTTATGCTTGTAGCGGCCGTTATTATACTGTTTCTGACAAAATCAAGGGCGGGTTTTTTAAGTTTTCTTGTTACCCTGGTTTTAATTATAATCTACACGTTTATAGATTCAAAAAAAGAAAAACACGGCATATTTGCCTCCAATAAATACTGGTTTCTGGGTTTTGTGGTTATCTTCGCCATAACAGCCGTATTCTCGGATAAGGTGCAGGAAGCGTTCAGGGACCTTTATGCAAGGATAACCATGATATTTACGGAAGGGATTAATAAGACACCCAGGGTATATATCTGGAAAAGCGCGCTTATGATGTTCAGGGACAATCCAATCGTGGGCAAAGGGCTGGATACCTTTCAGGTAATGTTTCCTTATTACAGGCTTCCCGAATACTGGAGAATAGAGTGGAACGGCACTCCGGAAAAGACGCACAATATTTTCCTGCAGTACCTTGCCACCCAGGGAATCGCGGGTTTTGGAATGTTTATGCTGCTGCTGGCCGCTTTTTTCAAAAAAACGTTTAACGTGATTTTCGGCGAAAAAAATATAACAAGAAGGTATATTGCTTTTGGTTTCTTTATGCTTGTCATTGCTTACTTTATCCAGGGGCTGTTTAATTACACTGTCGTGGCTTATGGTTTTATGTTCTGGATAGCCCTTGCGGTAATACTTATTATGGGCGGCCTTAATACAAAAACTGTGTGGCAGGCGCCTGCGTTTATCAGAGGCAATAAATCTTTTTTTGTATGGTCTTCGGTATTTCTTACCCTCGCGTTAACTGTTATGCTTACCCGGTACTGGGCTGCTGATATGTATTATAAAGTGGGCAATATCGCGGCGGAAACACAGGGCATAGAAACGCGTTCGCTTGAGTTTTATGATAAAGCCGTGAAGTTAAATCCTTTCAGGGAAATTTACTGGGTGAAATACGGAATAGGTTTTGAACGCTGCGCCAGGGCGGACCGGGACACGGCGCGCCAGAAGCATTATATCGAGCAGGCGATAGAAGTCCACAAACATACGCTTAAATTGAATGACAAAAACGGATACAATTACAATAATATAGCGCGGTCGTACAAGTTTTACGGTGAAAGGGTGGATAAAAACGGTTATAACGAAGCCGTAAAATATTACGATGAAGCCATAAAAAGGGACCCTAATAACGCTTATTTCGCGCTTGATCTGGCGACTGTTTTTATAAATTCCGGTGAATTTGAAAGGGCCGCAAATCTGTGCCTTAAGTACTCCGAAATGTACCCGTCATTCGCAACGCCTTACAGTTATCTTGGCTACATTCATATGCTGGCGGCAAGAAATACAAAAGATAAAAAACAGACTGCGGAATTTCTGGAACGTTCACGGCAGTATTATGAAAAAGCCGTGGAACCCGATAAACAATGGTTCAGGGATAATGTATCAATGTCTTCAAGTTTCAGCAACCTTGCCATTATTTATTACAATAACGGAAAGGTAAAAATGGCGGAAGACACCTTTAACAGGGCTCTTGAATTATGGCCGCAATACAGGGAAGGTTACTATAACCTTGCCATGCTGTATGAGAATATGAATAATTATCAGATGGCCGCTGAAA contains:
- a CDS encoding O-antigen ligase family protein; this encodes MDTRKLGGKFIELAVLSMVLLIPVIFYTRTNDVFEINKMYIFRFFTILGAAVWIIKIITDKGFSFVKTAFDFPVLGLLAVSLISTVITVNLNVSVFGVYEDFEGILTVTNYTVFFFLLVNFLGTDRSVKKIITLTLTSTVFITAYGFAQNFGIDFIRWNPETYNPGRFFSTLGNPNFLAAYLVEILPLFFILFFVTKDTFKKSAVLFMLVAAVIILFLTKSRAGFLSFLVTLVLIIIYTFIDSKKEKHGIFASNKYWFLGFVVIFAITAVFSDKVQEAFRDLYARITMIFTEGINKTPRVYIWKSALMMFRDNPIVGKGLDTFQVMFPYYRLPEYWRIEWNGTPEKTHNIFLQYLATQGIAGFGMFMLLLAAFFKKTFNVIFGEKNITRRYIAFGFFMLVIAYFIQGLFNYTVVAYGFMFWIALAVILIMGGLNTKTVWQAPAFIRGNKSFFVWSSVFLTLALTVMLTRYWAADMYYKVGNIAAETQGIETRSLEFYDKAVKLNPFREIYWVKYGIGFERCARADRDTARQKHYIEQAIEVHKHTLKLNDKNGYNYNNIARSYKFYGERVDKNGYNEAVKYYDEAIKRDPNNAYFALDLATVFINSGEFERAANLCLKYSEMYPSFATPYSYLGYIHMLAARNTKDKKQTAEFLERSRQYYEKAVEPDKQWFRDNVSMSSSFSNLAIIYYNNGKVKMAEDTFNRALELWPQYREGYYNLAMLYENMNNYQMAAETYKRMLAFFPKDEKAVAELDKLSGRGIR